A genomic region of Gemmata massiliana contains the following coding sequences:
- a CDS encoding dienelactone hydrolase family protein: MSDKLPISRREFAMTTLAAGFALSTQPVAADTITTDTKGLTAGEVKIPVKDGDIPAYRAAPDKGGPFPVVLVVQEIFGVHEHIKDVCRRLAKLGYLAIAPELYARQGDVSKLTDIQEIFSKVVSKVPDSQVMNDLDAAVAWAKKTGNGDTAKLGITGFCWGGRITWLYAAHNKDLKAGVAWYGRLSGAGKSTELQPKYPIDLAGDLKAPVLGLYGEKDTGIPVKDVEAMREALKKADKLGEIVLYPEAPHAFYADYRPSYRKEAAEDGWKRLQAWFKKNGVA; encoded by the coding sequence ATGAGCGATAAATTGCCGATCAGCCGCCGCGAGTTCGCGATGACGACACTCGCCGCCGGGTTCGCCCTTTCGACCCAGCCCGTTGCCGCCGACACGATCACCACCGACACCAAGGGCCTCACCGCCGGGGAAGTGAAGATCCCGGTCAAGGACGGCGACATCCCGGCGTACCGGGCCGCGCCGGACAAGGGCGGGCCGTTCCCGGTCGTGCTGGTGGTGCAGGAGATCTTCGGGGTTCACGAGCACATCAAGGACGTGTGCCGCCGGCTTGCCAAGCTCGGGTACCTGGCCATCGCCCCTGAACTGTACGCCCGCCAGGGCGACGTGTCGAAGCTCACGGACATTCAGGAAATCTTCAGCAAGGTGGTCTCGAAGGTTCCAGACAGTCAGGTGATGAACGACCTGGACGCGGCGGTCGCGTGGGCCAAGAAAACGGGCAACGGGGACACCGCGAAGTTGGGCATCACCGGGTTCTGCTGGGGCGGGCGGATCACGTGGCTGTACGCGGCCCACAACAAGGATCTCAAGGCCGGGGTCGCGTGGTACGGGCGCCTGTCCGGGGCCGGGAAGTCGACCGAGTTGCAACCGAAGTACCCGATCGACTTGGCGGGTGACCTCAAGGCCCCGGTGCTCGGGCTGTACGGGGAGAAGGACACGGGCATCCCGGTCAAGGACGTCGAGGCGATGCGGGAGGCGCTAAAGAAAGCGGACAAACTGGGTGAGATCGTCCTCTATCCGGAAGCCCCGCACGCATTCTACGCCGACTACCGCCCGAGCTATCGGAAGGAGGCGGCCGAGGACGGGTGGAAGCGCCTGCAGGCGTGGTTCAAGAAGAACGGCGTAGCGTGA
- a CDS encoding aldo/keto reductase encodes MNKVKLGSQGAVVSRMGLGCMGMSEFYGQRDDTESVATLLRALDLGVTFLDTADTYGFGDNEELVGKAIKSRRNEVFLATKFANVRARDNPKSWSINGKPEYVRQACDASLKRLGVDHIDLYYQHRVDPNTPIEDTVGAMAELVKAGKVRYLGLSEASPRTIRRAHKIHPITALQSEYSLWTRDVEAEILPTLRELGIGFVPFSPLGRGFFTGTIKREELASTDSRATVYPRFADGAFDKNLVLVDRLRAIADKKGVTAGQLALAWVLAQGEDVVPIPGTKRRKYLEENAAAAEIKLTPTDVAEIEAAVPKSDIVGERYTEAMMKSVDK; translated from the coding sequence ATGAACAAGGTCAAGCTCGGGTCACAGGGCGCGGTCGTTTCCCGTATGGGGCTCGGCTGCATGGGGATGAGCGAGTTTTACGGCCAGCGGGACGACACCGAATCTGTTGCTACCCTCCTGCGGGCGCTCGACCTCGGCGTCACGTTCCTCGACACGGCCGACACCTACGGGTTCGGTGACAACGAGGAGCTGGTCGGGAAGGCCATCAAGTCTCGTCGAAACGAAGTGTTCCTCGCCACCAAGTTCGCCAACGTTCGCGCGAGAGATAACCCGAAGTCGTGGAGCATCAACGGGAAGCCCGAGTACGTTCGGCAGGCCTGCGATGCGTCTCTCAAGCGCCTGGGTGTGGATCACATCGATCTGTACTACCAGCACCGAGTGGACCCGAACACGCCCATTGAGGACACGGTTGGGGCAATGGCCGAATTAGTAAAGGCCGGGAAGGTCCGGTATCTCGGGCTGTCCGAGGCGTCCCCGCGGACGATCCGCCGGGCGCACAAGATCCACCCGATCACCGCGCTACAGTCCGAGTATTCACTGTGGACCCGCGACGTCGAAGCGGAGATCCTGCCGACGCTCCGGGAACTCGGGATCGGGTTCGTGCCGTTCAGCCCGCTCGGGCGCGGGTTCTTTACCGGCACCATCAAGCGCGAGGAACTGGCCAGCACCGACTCGCGTGCCACTGTGTACCCCCGCTTCGCGGACGGGGCGTTCGACAAGAACCTTGTGCTCGTGGACCGGCTCAGGGCCATTGCCGACAAGAAGGGCGTAACGGCCGGTCAACTCGCGCTGGCATGGGTGCTGGCACAAGGCGAGGATGTGGTTCCGATCCCTGGTACGAAGCGGCGGAAGTATCTGGAGGAGAACGCGGCGGCCGCAGAGATCAAACTTACGCCCACTGACGTGGCGGAAATCGAAGCCGCGGTGCCCAAGAGTGATATCGTTGGCGAACGGTACACGGAAGCGATGATGAAATCAGTCGACAAGTAA
- a CDS encoding MarC family protein, which translates to MLHDFTSTVLLLVAGLFPIINPPGAGFIILSLVPGGTSAQRAELARRVALNSFVILLASLSVGAYVLAFFGISIPVLRIAGGIVIGSAGWKLLHSPHDDKKGHEPPQVEGSDREALRVQAFYPLTLPITVGPGSIAVAIALATGFPREGPTLVHASAVSTALLILCVSIYLCVRFAANVERLLGAVGSQVAMRLFAFILFCIGVQIFWLGLSELIGALNAK; encoded by the coding sequence GTGTTGCATGACTTCACGTCCACTGTTTTGCTGCTCGTCGCGGGGCTGTTCCCCATCATCAATCCACCGGGCGCCGGGTTCATCATTCTGAGCCTGGTCCCGGGCGGCACATCCGCCCAGCGCGCGGAACTGGCCCGGCGGGTGGCACTCAACAGCTTCGTCATCTTGCTGGCTTCACTCTCGGTAGGCGCTTACGTGCTGGCCTTCTTCGGCATCTCGATTCCCGTGCTCCGGATCGCGGGCGGGATCGTGATCGGGAGTGCCGGGTGGAAGCTCCTGCACTCTCCCCACGACGACAAGAAGGGGCACGAGCCGCCTCAAGTGGAAGGGTCGGACCGCGAGGCGCTCCGCGTGCAGGCGTTCTACCCGCTGACTCTACCCATCACGGTTGGTCCCGGGTCCATCGCGGTCGCGATCGCGCTGGCGACGGGGTTCCCGCGCGAAGGCCCGACGCTCGTTCACGCCTCCGCGGTGAGCACCGCGCTGTTGATCCTCTGCGTCAGCATTTACTTGTGCGTGCGGTTCGCCGCCAACGTGGAGCGGCTCCTCGGAGCCGTCGGCTCCCAGGTCGCCATGCGCCTGTTCGCGTTCATCCTGTTCTGCATCGGCGTGCAGATCTTCTGGCTTGGGCTCTCGGAGTTGATCGGCGCACTCAACGCGAAGTGA
- a CDS encoding serine/threonine-protein kinase, with product MPAPTTADEILDLVQKSGLVDEVRLRNYVQKLRESDSLPADPTKIAQILVRDAVLTYFQAEQLLQGKYKRFSLGKYKVLEKLGSGGMGTVFLCEHKLMRRRVAVKVLPISKGSDKASLDRFYREARAIAAVDHPNIVRAYDIDQDENLHFLVMEWVDGVNLQDLVKKFGPLDPTRACHYAYGAAIGLQHAHEMGLIHRDIKPGNVLVDRFGVVKVLDLGLARLTHDTEDNLTRQNDENVLGTADYLAPEQAMDSHTVDIRADIYSLGATMYFLLSGSPPFPEGSVAQKLIWHQNRTPRPLRLLRSDAPDELVAVVERMMAKDPARRYQTPAEVMAALAGWVTAPIPPPADREMPTLSPAVANAAGGRGTGVSPALTSSTSTGGFNRPPLTPSPPTFTTAATVITGSTPRPAPAQNRPEPAVWANLEQETQDRARSDTEKPEPIELPIPDEEERPSRVNRKKPAGANTGKVVLLACISALVFVAVVAAVYFAFFNRSTQPTTPTTGPGTGPKRITVSKAGGENAVGSLREALQKAGPGDTIVIAEPKLVEPALRLDSKKHKDLTIESAIESRPAVIEFASKGGTMFDASNIEGCRLRNLEFDGKGQAEIGLQVNGTSPGTTVENVTLRNVLKTGIHLWHVTGAPGRPVTLDRVRIVLASDSEAGVMLYATAVDNKFLTIKNGRFEGPGRAGIRIDGPVLDFEVTNNRFYNLVGAGVVFVRPLGRPSRGTFANNTFYQMPIGFLFECPAAESGVYDLKVSLSYFARIPELLRAHGPVAKLEAPNNFYDSNSGPGNPPLPSTKLDAPKLPDPNPNDDAAFLRFHTNPPMAGASRVGAH from the coding sequence ATGCCCGCACCGACAACCGCGGACGAGATCCTGGACCTCGTCCAGAAAAGCGGCCTCGTTGACGAGGTTCGGCTCCGCAACTACGTCCAGAAGTTGCGCGAATCCGACTCGCTCCCCGCCGATCCGACCAAAATCGCGCAGATCCTCGTCCGCGACGCGGTGCTGACCTATTTTCAGGCCGAGCAACTCCTGCAGGGCAAATACAAGCGGTTCAGCCTCGGCAAGTACAAGGTGCTGGAGAAGTTGGGCTCCGGTGGTATGGGGACGGTGTTCCTGTGTGAACACAAATTGATGCGCCGCCGGGTCGCGGTGAAGGTGCTGCCGATCTCCAAGGGAAGCGACAAAGCGAGTTTGGACCGGTTCTACCGCGAGGCCCGCGCGATCGCGGCCGTGGACCACCCGAATATCGTTCGGGCCTATGACATCGATCAGGACGAGAACCTCCACTTCCTCGTCATGGAGTGGGTGGACGGCGTCAACCTTCAGGATCTGGTCAAGAAGTTCGGGCCGCTCGACCCGACCCGTGCGTGCCACTATGCATACGGCGCCGCGATCGGACTGCAGCATGCCCATGAGATGGGGCTGATTCACCGCGACATTAAGCCGGGAAACGTCCTGGTGGACCGGTTCGGTGTGGTGAAAGTGCTGGACCTCGGTCTGGCGCGCCTGACGCACGACACAGAAGATAACCTGACGCGGCAGAACGACGAAAACGTACTCGGGACCGCCGATTATCTGGCGCCCGAGCAGGCGATGGACAGCCACACGGTAGACATCCGGGCCGACATCTACTCGCTCGGCGCGACGATGTACTTCCTGCTTAGTGGCAGCCCTCCGTTCCCCGAGGGGTCGGTGGCCCAAAAGCTGATCTGGCACCAGAACCGCACCCCGCGCCCGCTCCGGTTGCTCCGCTCCGACGCCCCCGACGAACTTGTTGCGGTCGTCGAACGCATGATGGCGAAAGACCCCGCCCGGCGCTACCAGACCCCGGCCGAGGTGATGGCGGCACTGGCCGGTTGGGTGACCGCGCCGATCCCGCCCCCCGCCGATCGCGAAATGCCCACACTGTCACCGGCCGTGGCCAACGCCGCGGGCGGGCGCGGAACCGGTGTTTCACCGGCACTGACAAGTTCCACGTCGACGGGCGGCTTTAACCGCCCGCCCCTGACCCCCAGCCCGCCCACGTTCACCACCGCCGCGACCGTCATCACGGGATCGACCCCGCGCCCGGCGCCGGCGCAGAACCGCCCCGAACCGGCAGTGTGGGCCAACCTCGAACAAGAAACGCAAGACCGGGCTCGTAGCGACACTGAAAAACCGGAGCCGATCGAACTCCCGATCCCCGACGAGGAGGAGCGCCCGTCCCGCGTCAACCGTAAGAAGCCCGCGGGGGCCAATACCGGGAAGGTCGTACTACTGGCCTGTATCAGCGCGCTCGTTTTCGTCGCGGTTGTTGCGGCCGTGTACTTCGCATTCTTCAACCGCTCGACTCAACCCACGACGCCCACAACGGGACCGGGGACCGGTCCCAAAAGGATCACGGTCTCGAAAGCGGGCGGCGAAAACGCGGTCGGCTCGCTCCGCGAAGCGCTCCAGAAGGCCGGCCCCGGCGACACTATCGTGATCGCCGAGCCGAAGCTCGTCGAACCCGCGCTCCGACTCGACAGCAAGAAACACAAGGATCTCACCATCGAGTCCGCGATCGAGAGTCGGCCCGCCGTGATCGAGTTCGCGTCGAAGGGCGGGACGATGTTCGACGCGAGCAACATTGAGGGCTGTCGACTGCGCAACTTGGAGTTCGACGGGAAGGGGCAGGCCGAGATCGGACTCCAGGTGAACGGTACCTCGCCCGGGACAACGGTTGAAAACGTAACCCTGCGCAACGTACTGAAAACGGGCATTCACCTGTGGCACGTCACGGGTGCCCCCGGGCGCCCGGTGACACTCGATCGGGTGCGCATTGTTCTCGCGTCCGACAGCGAGGCCGGGGTGATGTTGTACGCCACCGCCGTAGACAACAAATTCCTCACGATCAAGAACGGCCGTTTCGAGGGACCGGGGCGGGCGGGGATTCGTATCGACGGGCCGGTCCTCGACTTCGAGGTCACCAACAACCGTTTTTACAACTTGGTCGGTGCCGGGGTCGTGTTCGTCCGCCCGCTCGGGCGCCCGTCGCGAGGCACGTTCGCGAACAACACGTTCTACCAGATGCCCATCGGGTTCCTGTTCGAGTGCCCCGCGGCCGAATCTGGGGTGTACGACCTCAAGGTATCGCTGAGCTATTTCGCGCGCATTCCGGAACTACTTAGGGCGCACGGACCCGTTGCCAAGCTCGAGGCCCCCAACAACTTCTACGACTCGAACTCGGGCCCCGGGAACCCGCCACTTCCTTCGACCAAACTCGATGCGCCGAAGTTGCCGGACCCGAACCCGAACGACGACGCGGCGTTCCTTCGGTTCCACACGAACCCACCGATGGCGGGGGCGAGTCGCGTCGGTGCGCATTAG
- a CDS encoding DUF1559 domain-containing protein: MSRSSPATPCPRPTSGFTLIELLVVIAIVAVLIGLLLPAVQKVREAAARMKCANNLKQIGLALHGYEGVHGQFPPGYRDQRPDTQPGPGWGWPVFLLPFLEQSALHDQIDPEHTIFGAGSNLTAPTPQTLTALAVFRCPVDPGPPTNANYDGHATASYRGIGWGRPQTAPGPKGLMITNINNPNGVLFRNSRIRIGDVTDGLSGTLFVAEVCLDQSRDKWGGIWAGANRKDQDGLWISGCYWAIDEGPLRLNGPDKWGFCSPHPGGVEVLLGDGSVRLIRDAADPRGPADMASRAGGEVVTGE, encoded by the coding sequence ATGTCCCGCTCATCCCCCGCTACTCCGTGCCCCCGACCCACGAGCGGCTTCACGCTGATCGAATTGCTGGTCGTAATCGCGATCGTCGCGGTTCTCATCGGCTTGCTCCTGCCCGCGGTCCAGAAAGTCCGCGAAGCCGCGGCCCGAATGAAGTGTGCCAACAACCTCAAGCAAATCGGGTTGGCCCTCCACGGCTACGAGGGCGTGCACGGTCAGTTCCCGCCCGGGTACCGCGACCAGCGCCCGGACACGCAACCGGGACCGGGCTGGGGTTGGCCCGTGTTCCTCCTACCGTTCCTGGAGCAGTCGGCACTGCACGACCAGATCGATCCCGAGCACACTATCTTCGGTGCCGGATCGAACCTCACTGCGCCCACACCACAGACGCTCACCGCACTCGCGGTCTTCCGCTGCCCGGTTGATCCGGGTCCGCCAACTAACGCCAACTACGACGGCCACGCCACAGCCAGCTACCGTGGGATCGGGTGGGGGCGTCCTCAAACCGCACCCGGGCCAAAGGGACTCATGATTACGAACATCAACAACCCGAACGGGGTTCTGTTCCGGAACAGTCGCATCCGGATCGGGGACGTGACCGACGGGTTGTCGGGTACTCTGTTCGTCGCGGAGGTGTGCCTGGATCAAAGCCGGGACAAGTGGGGCGGGATCTGGGCCGGTGCGAACCGGAAGGACCAGGACGGGCTGTGGATCAGCGGGTGCTACTGGGCAATCGACGAAGGACCGCTGCGGCTCAACGGTCCGGACAAGTGGGGATTTTGTAGCCCCCATCCGGGTGGTGTCGAGGTACTTCTGGGCGACGGCTCGGTACGACTGATCCGGGACGCCGCTGATCCCCGGGGGCCCGCGGATATGGCCAGCCGCGCCGGTGGTGAAGTGGTGACCGGAGAGTGA
- a CDS encoding alpha/beta fold hydrolase: MLPTTDHVIDGVRCAVYDSAPGKCDAVVFVHGNPGPMDDWEELIPAVTPFARAVAMDMPGYGRAEHPRKFDYTIDGYARYLGALFDQLSVERAHLVLHDFGGPWGLRWALANPGRVASIALINCGVLEGYKWHGFARVWQTPILGELSQLTTTKWGMKRAINGMSPKPMPDAFFDRVMKFADWGHKRAVLKLYRASKQVGTRPLEMPEFAKTLPVCVIWGAGDPFIQVEFAEKQKRYFPMAEVHVLQGLGHWPFIDDIDAVRVPLVEFLKRQVRG; encoded by the coding sequence ATGCTGCCGACAACGGATCACGTGATCGATGGCGTCCGGTGCGCGGTCTACGATAGCGCACCCGGGAAATGCGATGCCGTGGTGTTCGTCCACGGCAACCCAGGTCCGATGGACGACTGGGAAGAGCTGATTCCCGCCGTTACGCCGTTTGCTCGCGCTGTCGCGATGGACATGCCCGGGTACGGGAGGGCCGAGCACCCCCGGAAGTTCGATTACACCATTGACGGGTATGCTCGGTACCTCGGGGCGCTGTTCGACCAATTATCCGTCGAACGTGCCCACCTCGTACTACACGACTTCGGCGGACCGTGGGGGTTGCGGTGGGCGCTGGCGAACCCGGGCCGCGTTGCGAGCATCGCACTGATTAATTGCGGCGTACTCGAAGGGTACAAGTGGCACGGTTTCGCGCGCGTGTGGCAGACGCCGATCCTGGGCGAACTGTCACAACTCACCACGACGAAGTGGGGGATGAAGCGGGCGATCAACGGGATGAGCCCCAAGCCGATGCCCGATGCCTTTTTCGACCGGGTGATGAAGTTTGCCGACTGGGGGCACAAGCGGGCCGTGCTGAAACTATACCGGGCGTCGAAGCAGGTCGGGACGCGCCCCCTGGAAATGCCCGAATTCGCGAAGACGCTGCCGGTGTGCGTGATCTGGGGTGCGGGCGATCCGTTCATCCAGGTCGAATTCGCCGAGAAGCAGAAGCGGTACTTCCCAATGGCCGAAGTCCACGTCCTCCAGGGACTCGGCCACTGGCCGTTCATCGACGACATTGATGCAGTAAGGGTGCCGCTGGTGGAGTTCCTGAAGCGGCAGGTCCGGGGGTAG
- a CDS encoding RNA polymerase sigma factor, which translates to MVRKHDAPDTLPALVRATLSSVRLAELSDGELLVRFVVTRDNELFAELVRRLGPTVLGVCRRLLGTGPDAEDAFQVAFMVLVRRAGSVRPPGRVAAWLHGVALLTARKARHVRNRRAARESRPDAPVERAGPCREWEPDLAEVLDAELDRLPAKYRLPVVLCEVRELTVAQAAAELGWPVGTVASRLSRGRAALANRLRRRGVTVGSVLFATGGIRAATAQVPAHFIGAAVRAADTGGTVSSAVTLPLLNEVLRTMTLSQVRMVGACVLVTAAVLGGFGLLRTTVGAAAPSLENPAVAKKEPLNRAIDEDDDRRAAAELVLTIQVVSVKEVVNGANKDVTVIAKVLGVEKSAFGTRKGEEIAITYTDSAKLIPGSESMPALEKGGVYPAFLNRNDKEYQPAAWAASFRMTPGGGRVKENKNAAERFGAAMHTVDTFLKAKTTDPKRDELQKAVIAIGQSGEHNGYVWVHARLSWECGFLEARKAELGNNLTKEQVKEIDDQVAHLKRTQILIDAPK; encoded by the coding sequence GTGGTACGAAAGCACGACGCGCCCGATACGCTCCCCGCACTGGTCCGCGCCACACTGTCCTCCGTTCGGCTGGCCGAACTCTCGGACGGCGAACTGCTTGTGCGCTTCGTAGTGACGCGCGATAACGAACTCTTCGCCGAACTCGTGCGCCGGCTCGGACCGACCGTCCTCGGCGTGTGTCGGCGGCTCCTCGGAACCGGGCCGGACGCCGAGGACGCCTTCCAAGTGGCGTTCATGGTGCTGGTCCGCCGGGCCGGTTCTGTTAGACCGCCCGGTCGGGTCGCCGCGTGGCTTCACGGCGTCGCACTTCTTACCGCTCGGAAGGCGCGTCATGTTCGCAATCGCCGCGCGGCCCGCGAGTCGAGGCCCGATGCACCGGTCGAACGGGCCGGACCGTGTCGCGAGTGGGAACCGGATCTGGCGGAAGTGCTGGACGCGGAACTGGACCGGCTCCCCGCGAAGTACCGCCTGCCGGTGGTGCTCTGCGAGGTTCGCGAGTTGACGGTCGCGCAGGCGGCCGCGGAACTCGGCTGGCCGGTTGGGACGGTTGCCAGTCGGTTGAGTCGGGGGCGAGCCGCGCTCGCGAACCGGTTGAGGCGCCGCGGGGTAACCGTTGGTTCGGTCCTATTCGCGACGGGGGGCATACGGGCAGCGACAGCACAAGTGCCGGCGCACTTCATCGGCGCCGCGGTGAGAGCGGCCGACACCGGTGGAACGGTTTCCTCGGCGGTCACATTACCCCTATTGAACGAGGTACTTCGAACCATGACTCTGAGCCAAGTACGGATGGTGGGTGCGTGCGTGCTGGTGACGGCCGCGGTGCTGGGCGGCTTCGGCCTGTTGCGCACCACGGTCGGTGCCGCAGCACCCTCTCTGGAGAACCCGGCTGTGGCGAAAAAGGAACCACTCAACCGGGCGATCGATGAGGACGATGACCGGCGCGCCGCGGCCGAGTTAGTCCTGACGATTCAGGTCGTGTCGGTAAAGGAAGTCGTCAACGGGGCGAACAAGGACGTGACCGTCATCGCAAAGGTGCTGGGGGTCGAGAAGTCGGCGTTCGGTACCAGGAAGGGCGAGGAGATCGCCATCACCTACACCGATTCGGCGAAACTAATTCCCGGTTCCGAATCGATGCCGGCTCTGGAGAAGGGCGGGGTGTACCCGGCGTTCTTGAACCGCAACGATAAGGAGTACCAGCCGGCGGCGTGGGCCGCGAGCTTCCGGATGACGCCCGGGGGCGGACGGGTGAAGGAAAACAAGAACGCGGCCGAGCGGTTCGGCGCGGCCATGCACACGGTCGACACGTTCCTGAAAGCGAAGACCACCGACCCGAAGCGGGACGAACTGCAAAAGGCGGTAATCGCGATCGGTCAATCGGGTGAGCACAACGGGTACGTGTGGGTTCATGCCCGGCTCAGTTGGGAGTGCGGGTTCCTGGAGGCACGGAAGGCCGAACTGGGCAACAATCTCACCAAGGAGCAGGTGAAGGAGATCGACGATCAGGTCGCGCACCTGAAGCGGACTCAGATTCTGATCGACGCACCGAAATAG
- a CDS encoding Gfo/Idh/MocA family protein has product MPTPTRRHALAQFGAAITLGESAHSRAGDPKTAVPRIKIGQIGVGHAHASKLAVYRASPDYEVVGVVEPDAELRKQAENSPTYRDVKWLTREQLLAAPGLQAVLVETRVRDLLDNAEACVSAGLHVHIDKPAGESLPQFRRILATAEKKKLLVQMGYMYRYNPAVVLLREFLKKGWLGEVFEVHTVMSKVVAPPERTRLAEYRGGIMFELGCHVLDLVIGVLGKPKDVTAFPLHSSALDDKLLDNTLAVLSYPRATASVKSSAIEVEGGDRRHLVVCGTEGTFHIQPLDNPAARVSLSKARGEYKKGTQDITFPKYTRYVGDAADMARVIRGEKGTDFSSEHDLIVQETLLRASGLPLKD; this is encoded by the coding sequence ATGCCAACCCCCACGCGCCGCCACGCGCTCGCACAGTTCGGTGCCGCTATCACTCTCGGTGAATCGGCGCATTCGCGCGCGGGCGATCCGAAAACCGCAGTGCCGCGGATCAAGATCGGGCAGATCGGCGTGGGGCACGCGCACGCCAGCAAGCTAGCCGTGTACCGGGCCTCGCCCGATTACGAGGTGGTCGGGGTCGTCGAGCCGGACGCGGAACTCCGCAAGCAAGCCGAGAACTCGCCGACGTATCGCGACGTCAAGTGGCTCACGCGCGAGCAACTCCTCGCGGCCCCGGGACTTCAGGCCGTGCTCGTGGAGACCCGCGTGCGCGACCTCCTCGACAACGCCGAGGCGTGCGTATCTGCCGGGCTACACGTCCACATCGACAAGCCCGCTGGTGAATCGCTTCCGCAGTTCCGGCGCATTCTCGCCACAGCGGAGAAGAAGAAGCTACTGGTGCAGATGGGCTACATGTACCGCTACAACCCGGCCGTAGTGCTGCTCCGCGAGTTCCTCAAGAAGGGCTGGCTCGGCGAGGTGTTCGAGGTCCACACCGTGATGAGCAAGGTGGTCGCGCCGCCGGAGCGGACGCGCCTAGCCGAGTACCGCGGTGGGATCATGTTCGAGTTGGGGTGCCACGTCCTCGATTTGGTGATCGGTGTGCTGGGGAAGCCGAAGGACGTCACGGCGTTCCCGCTCCACTCTTCGGCGCTCGACGACAAACTCCTGGACAACACGCTCGCGGTGCTGAGCTACCCGCGTGCGACCGCGAGCGTGAAATCGAGCGCGATCGAGGTCGAGGGCGGCGACCGGCGGCACCTCGTGGTGTGCGGGACCGAGGGCACGTTCCACATTCAGCCGCTCGACAACCCGGCCGCGCGCGTCTCGCTCTCGAAGGCCCGCGGAGAGTACAAGAAGGGCACGCAGGACATCACGTTTCCGAAATACACGCGGTACGTCGGCGACGCCGCAGACATGGCCCGCGTTATTCGCGGAGAGAAGGGAACGGATTTCTCTTCCGAGCACGATTTGATCGTTCAGGAGACACTCTTGCGCGCGAGCGGGCTTCCGCTGAAGGATTAG